A stretch of Cicer arietinum cultivar CDC Frontier isolate Library 1 chromosome 5, Cicar.CDCFrontier_v2.0, whole genome shotgun sequence DNA encodes these proteins:
- the LOC101492098 gene encoding probable xyloglucan glycosyltransferase 5 (The sequence of the model RefSeq protein was modified relative to this genomic sequence to represent the inferred CDS: added 5 bases not found in genome assembly), whose protein sequence is MAPRLDFSSWWTKDTQNGTPVVVKMENPSFSVVEINGADAAFRPIEKNRGKNAKQVTWVLLLKAHRAVGCVTWLVTVLWELLGAIKKRLVQRQHGVAVEKGKLLFRVISVFLVISLAVLAFEVVAYFQGWHFVNPNLHIPNTSDLEGLFHVAYVAWLTFRAEYIAPPIQALSKFCVVLFLIQSVDRMLLCLGCFWIKFKKVKPRINGDPFKVNDVEGSLCNYPMVLVQIPMCNEREVYEQSISAVCQIDWPRDRLLIQVLDDSNDESIQWLIKAEVSKWNQKGINIIYRHRLVRTGYKAGNLNSAMSCDYVKDYEFVAIFDADFQPNPDFLKKTVPHFKDNPELGLVQARWCFVNKDENLLTRLQNINLCFHFEVEQQVNGVFLNFFGFNGTAGVWRIKALEESGGWLERTTVEDMDIAVRAHLNGWKFIFLNDVKVLCEVPESYEAYRKQQHRWHSGPMQLFRLCLPAILKSKVSPWKKANLILLFFLLRKLILPFYSFTLFCIILPLTMFVPEAELPLWLICYVPVFMSILNILPAPKSFPFIVPYLLFENTMSVTKFNAMVSGLFQLGSSYEWIITKKAGRSSESDLLAAAERETKSIEQQKIHRGVSDSELVELHQLKEHKEAATEPVKKVNKIYKKELTLAFLLLTASVRSLLSAQGVHFYFLLFQGVTFLLVGLDLIGEQMS, encoded by the exons ATGGCTCCAAGATTGGATTTTTCAAGTTGGTGGACGAAGGATACGCAGAATGGAACACCAGTGGTGGTGAAAATGGAGAACCCAAGTTTCTCAGTTGTGGAGATTAATGGTGCGGATGCTGCATTTAGGCCAATAGAGAAAAACCGTGGCAAGAATGCTAAACAAGTCACATGGGTTTTGCTTCTCAAGGCTCATCGTGCTGTTGGTTGTGTAACTTGGTTAGTCACTGTTCTTTGGGAGTTACTTGGAGCCATTAAGAAAAGGTTGGTTCAAAGACAACATGGAGTGGCTGTGGAAAAAGGAAAGTTGTTGTTTAGAGTCATTAGTGTGTTTTTAGTGATTTCTTTGGCAGTTTTGGCTTTTGAGGTTGTTGCTTATTTCCAAGGTTGGCATTTTGTGAATCCCAATTTGCACATTCCTAATACTTCTGATTTGGAAGGGTTGTTCCATGTGGCTTATGTTGCTTGGTTGACGTTTCGCGCCGAGTACATTGCTCCACCAATTCAGGCGCTTTCGaagttttgtgttgttttgttTCTTATCCAATCTGTGGACCGTATGCTTCTTTGTTTGGGGTGCTTTTGGATCAAATTCAAGAAGGTTAAGCCAAGAATTAATGGAGATCCTTTCAAGGTTAATGATGTTGAAGGATCTTTATGCAATTATCCAATGGTTTTGGTTCAAATTCCAATGTGCAATGAGAGGGAG GTGTATGAGCAATCTATTTCAGCAGTCTGCCAAATTGATTGGCCAAGGGATCGTTTACTGATTCAAGTACTTGACGATTCCAACGATGAGAGCATACAGTGGTTAATTAAGGCCGAGGTCTCTAAGTGGAATCAAAAGGGAATCAACATAATCTATCGACATCGCCTAGTCAGGACTGGATATAAAGCTGGAAATCTTAATTCAGCAATGAGCTGTGACTATGTGAAAGATTATGAATTTGTTGCAATATTTGATGCAGACTTTCAACCAAACCCTGATTTTCTGAAGAAAACTGTGCCACATTTCAAG GACAATCCTGAACTAGGTTTGGTCCAAGCTAGATGGTGTTTTGTGAACAAGGATGAGAATTTGTTGACTCGTCTCCAAAACATAAATTTATGCTTCCATTTTGAAGTAGAGCAGCAGGTCAATGGGGTGTTTCTTAACTTTTTTGGTTTCAATGGAACTGCCGGTGTTTGGAGAATCAAAGCCCTCGAAGAGTCCGGGGGCTGGCTGGAGAGGACAACCGTAGAAGATATGGACATTGCTGTGCGAGCTCATCTCAATGGTTGGAAATTTATCTTCCTAAATGATGTAAAG gTACTTTGTGAAGTTCCTGAGTCATATGAAGCATATAGGAAGCAGCAACACCGCTGGCATTCAGGGCCTATGCAACTTTTTAGGCTGTGTCTTCCAGCAATTTTGAAATCTAAG GTGTCGCCATGGAAGAAGGCAAACTTAATTCTGCTATTTTTTCTGCTAAGGAAACTAATCCTCCCCTTTTACTCCTTCACCTTATTTTGCATAATCCTTCCTTTAACCATGTTTGTCCCTGAAGCAGAACTTCCTTTATGGTTGATCTGCTATGTTCCTGTATTCATGTCAATTCTTAACATTCTTCCTGCTCCTAAATCTTTTCCATTTATCGTTCCCTATCTCCTTTTTGAAAACACAATGTCTGTGACTAAATTCAATGCAATGGTATCTGGACTCTTCCAATTGGGAAGCTCTTACGAATGGATCATCACGAAGAAGGCTGGAAGGTCCTCAGAGTCTGATTTACTGGCTGCTGCAGAAAGGGAAACTAAGTCAATAGAACAACAAAAGATCCATAGAGGTGTTTCGGACAGTGAACTTGTTGAGTTACACCAATTGAAGGAACACAAAGAAGCAGCTACAGAACCTGTTAAGAAAGTCAATAAGATATATAAGAAAGAACTGACTTTGGCAT CTTCTCACAGCTTCTGTCAGAAGTCTGTTATCTGCACAAGGAGTTCATTTCTACTTTCTGCTTTTTCAAGGGGTAACCTTCCTTCTTGTTGGCCTTGATTTGATTGGAGAGCAGATGAGCTAG
- the LOC101491574 gene encoding UDP-galactose/UDP-glucose transporter 7 isoform X1: MEIRADAETSSYSSSLFAALSYGIASMAMVFINKAVLMQYAHSMTLLTLQQLVTTLLIHIGRNMGYTRARGVDMATAKQLLPVSFFYNANVAFALASLKGVNIPMYIAIKRLTPLAVLIAGCFLGKGRPSTQVTLSVILTAAGVLIAALGDFSFDLFGYSMAFISVFFQTMYLVLVEKSGAENGLSSVEIMFYNSFLSVPFLMFLIIATGEFPNSLSVLFAKSYSFSFLVILILSLVMGIVLNYTMFLCTIVNSALTTTIVGVLKGVGSTTLGFVLLGGVQVHALNVTGLVINTAGGVWYSFAKYQQKKSKTVKLVTDVEAHRK; the protein is encoded by the exons ATGGAGATCCGTGCCGATGCAGAAACTAGTTCATATTCAAG CAGTTTGTTTGCGGCATTGTCATATGGAATTGCATCAATGGCAATGGTCTTTATCAATAAAGCTGTTCTCATGCAGTATGCGCATTCAATGACTCTTCTCACTTTGCAG CAACTGGTTACCACCTTGCTTATACACATTGGTCGAAATATGGGTTATACAAGAGCAAGAGGAGTGGATATGGCAACGGCCAAGCAACTACTCCCGGTTTCATTTTTCTATAATGCAAATGTCGCATTTGCTTTGGCCAGTTTGAAAGGAGTCAATATCCCAATGTATATTGCAATTAAGAGGCTTACACCGCTTGCTGTACTTATCGCTGGATGTTTCTTGGGGAAGGGGAGGCCTTCAACTCAG GTGACTCTCTCAGTGATATTGACAGCTGCTGGAGTTCTCATAGCGGCCCTTGGAGATTTTTCCTTCGATCTTTTTGGGTATAGCATGGCTTTCATTTCTGTTTTCTTCCAG ACCATGTACCTTGTGCTAGTTGAAAAATCTGGCGCTGAGAATGGACTTTCATCAGTGGAAATCATGTTCTACAATAGTTTCTTATCTGTTCCATTTTTGATGTTTCTTATTATAGCCACAGGGGAATTCCCAAATTCTTTATCTGTATTATTTGCAAAG AGTTATTCCTTTTCATTTTTGGTGATCCTTATTCTTTCGTTGGTAATGGGAATTGTTCTCAATTACACCATGTTCCTGTGCACAATTGTTAATTCTGCTTTAACTACAACTATTGTGGGCGTTCTTAAAGGAGTTGGTTCCACG ACCCTTGGTTTCGTCTTACTGGGTGGTGTTCAAGTCCATGCTTTGAATGTGACTGGATTGGTTATCAATACAGCTGGTGGTGTGTGGTATTCATTTGCTAAATATCAGCAGAAAAAAAGTAAGACAGTGAAGCTAGTCACAGATGTGGAGGCTCATCGTAAATAG
- the LOC101491574 gene encoding UDP-galactose/UDP-glucose transporter 7 isoform X2 produces MEIRADAETSSYSSLFAALSYGIASMAMVFINKAVLMQYAHSMTLLTLQQLVTTLLIHIGRNMGYTRARGVDMATAKQLLPVSFFYNANVAFALASLKGVNIPMYIAIKRLTPLAVLIAGCFLGKGRPSTQVTLSVILTAAGVLIAALGDFSFDLFGYSMAFISVFFQTMYLVLVEKSGAENGLSSVEIMFYNSFLSVPFLMFLIIATGEFPNSLSVLFAKSYSFSFLVILILSLVMGIVLNYTMFLCTIVNSALTTTIVGVLKGVGSTTLGFVLLGGVQVHALNVTGLVINTAGGVWYSFAKYQQKKSKTVKLVTDVEAHRK; encoded by the exons ATGGAGATCCGTGCCGATGCAGAAACTAGTTCATATTCAAG TTTGTTTGCGGCATTGTCATATGGAATTGCATCAATGGCAATGGTCTTTATCAATAAAGCTGTTCTCATGCAGTATGCGCATTCAATGACTCTTCTCACTTTGCAG CAACTGGTTACCACCTTGCTTATACACATTGGTCGAAATATGGGTTATACAAGAGCAAGAGGAGTGGATATGGCAACGGCCAAGCAACTACTCCCGGTTTCATTTTTCTATAATGCAAATGTCGCATTTGCTTTGGCCAGTTTGAAAGGAGTCAATATCCCAATGTATATTGCAATTAAGAGGCTTACACCGCTTGCTGTACTTATCGCTGGATGTTTCTTGGGGAAGGGGAGGCCTTCAACTCAG GTGACTCTCTCAGTGATATTGACAGCTGCTGGAGTTCTCATAGCGGCCCTTGGAGATTTTTCCTTCGATCTTTTTGGGTATAGCATGGCTTTCATTTCTGTTTTCTTCCAG ACCATGTACCTTGTGCTAGTTGAAAAATCTGGCGCTGAGAATGGACTTTCATCAGTGGAAATCATGTTCTACAATAGTTTCTTATCTGTTCCATTTTTGATGTTTCTTATTATAGCCACAGGGGAATTCCCAAATTCTTTATCTGTATTATTTGCAAAG AGTTATTCCTTTTCATTTTTGGTGATCCTTATTCTTTCGTTGGTAATGGGAATTGTTCTCAATTACACCATGTTCCTGTGCACAATTGTTAATTCTGCTTTAACTACAACTATTGTGGGCGTTCTTAAAGGAGTTGGTTCCACG ACCCTTGGTTTCGTCTTACTGGGTGGTGTTCAAGTCCATGCTTTGAATGTGACTGGATTGGTTATCAATACAGCTGGTGGTGTGTGGTATTCATTTGCTAAATATCAGCAGAAAAAAAGTAAGACAGTGAAGCTAGTCACAGATGTGGAGGCTCATCGTAAATAG
- the LOC101491252 gene encoding oligouridylate-binding protein 1-like: MQQRLKLQQQQQALMQQALLQQQQMYHHPGMLAAAAMTQMEPVPSGNLPPGFDASACRSVYVGNIHVNVTDKLLAEVFQSAGPLAGCKLIRKEKSSYGFVDYHDRASAALAIMTLHGRQLYGQALKVNWAYANSSREDTSGHFNVFVGDLSPEVTDATLFACFSVYPSCSDARVMWDHKTGRSKGYGFVSFRDHQDAQSAINDMTGKWLGNRQIRCNWATKGAGTSSMEEKNNDNQNAVVLTNGSSDGGQDNNNEDAPENNPSYTTVYVGNLPHDVTQAELHCQFHALGAGVLEEVRVQRDKGFGFVRYNTHEEAALAIQMANGRPVRGKTMKCSWGSKPTPPGTASNPLPPPAAQPYQILPTAGMNQGYSPAELLAYQRQLALSQAAVSGLSGQALLQMSGQHGLAPASMGINSGASQAMYDGYTGNSSRQQLMYYR, encoded by the exons atgCAACAGAGGCTAAAGTTGCAGCAACAACAGCAAGCCCTCATGCAGCAAGCTTTGCTTCAACAACAGCAGATGTACCATCACCCTGGCATGCTTGCCGCCGCTGCCATGACTCAG aTGGAGCCTGTTCCAAGTGGAAATCTGCCTCCCGGTTTTGATGCTTCTGCATGCCGTAGTGT TTATGTAGGAAATATTCATGTAAATGTCACGGATAAACTTCTCGCAGAAGTTTTTCAGAGTGCCGGTCCTCTTGCTGGGTGCAAGCTcataagaaaagaaaag TCCTCTTATGGTTTTGTGGACTACCATGATCGAGCATCCGCAGCCCTTGCAATAATGACATTGCATGGACGACAACT ATATGGTCAAGCTCTTAAGGTGAACTGGGCATATGCCAATAGCAGTAGGGAGGATACGTCAG GGCACTTCAATGTATTTGTTGGTGATTTGAGTCCAGAGGTTACTGATGCAACTTTATTTGCATGCTTCTCAGTCTATCCTAGTTGTTC TGATGCTAGGGTTATGTGGGATCACAAAACTGGTCGCTCAAAAGGATATGGTTTTGTTTCTTTCCGCGATCATCAG GATGCCCAAAGTGCCATAAATGATATGACAG GTAAATGGCTGGGAAATAGGCAAATAAGATGCAATTGGGCAACTAAAGGAGCTGGTACCAGTTCAATGGAGGAGAAGAACAATGACAACCAAAATGCTGTTGTGCTTACAAATGGATCTTCAG ATGGAGGTCAAGATAACAATAATGAGGATGCTCCTGAAAACAATCCTTCATACACCACAGTTTATGTCGGCAACCTTCCCCATGAT GTAACACAAGCTGAACTCCATTGTCAATTCCATGCATTGGGGGCTGGGGTACTTGAGGAAGTCAGAGTTCAGAGGGATAAAGGTTTTGGATTTGTCAGATACAATACTCACGAGGAAGCAGCATTGGCCATTCAGATGGCTAATGGAAGACCAGTTCGTGGGAAGACTATGAAG TGTTCATGGGGTAGCAAACCAACGCCTCCTGGGACAGCTTCAAATCCGTTACCTCCTCCTGCTGCACAACCATATCAAATACTTCCTACTGCAGGGATGAACCAAGGCTATTCTCCTGCTGAGTTGTTGGCGTATCAGCGCCAGCTGGCCTTGAGTCAGGCTGCTGTATCCGGCCTTTCAGGACAAGCTCTTCTTCAAATGTCTGGGCAGCATGGCCTAGCTCCTGCTTCAATGGGTATAAACTCTGGGGCATCCCAAGCCATGTATGATGGATATACTGGTAATTCGTCAAGACAGCAGCTTATGTACTATCGTTAA